The nucleotide sequence CCGAGGAGCAGTGGGAGACGACGCAAGTGTCACTGCGGCGGTGGAGTGTCGACGTGGACTTGTCGGCGCCGGTTTCTGACTTCGGCAAACTGCAGCACATGCTTAGTGCCGTCGCTTCAGCGCAGCAGTGCCTCgcccgccgcgtcgtcctGCGTGAGAGCGTCGCAGCAACAAACTTTGACTTGGACGACTGCGGCGACGTCTTCCTCGACGCGCCGACTCAGATTCTTGTGGTGGAGAGTTGTTTGTTTCGCGCATCGTCGAGCGACCGACACGTCGTGGTTTGCCCAGGCACGTCAGCGGTGTTTCGGCGATGCGTGTTTCCCaaccgcggcggtggcgaccTCATCCGGGTGTCGAGTCGATCGGCTCTCTTCCTGTGCGAGGACTGTTGCGTCGAGGGTGAGGCGGCACCAATGGCCAtggcctccgccgcccccgccacAGCTCCCAccgtgccgtcgccgaggagcagcgctgcggacgCCGGCGTgaggccgcggcgacgcacgCATGTGACGGTCGAGGAAGGCTGCGTCGCCATTGGGCTCGACGCCAGTTCACGGGTGGTGCTCACGCAGCGAGCGCTCGCCTTGACCCACAAGCAAAAGACTCGCCGCTCCTTCTTCAAGCTACGCAACGGCGAGGTTCGAATCGAGTACGCGGATGCAGAACAGCGGGTGCCCGTCCTTACAAAAACGTCCCTGGAGGGCGATTTTGCCGTGTATCTGCCGAATCGCTCGTGCTCCGCGAGCTGTTCGGTTACTTGCGGCGAGGTGACCATCCCACTTCTGTTCTCCAAGATGCATGCTGCTCAGGAGCGTCTGGAGCTGCTGACCAGTTTCTCacgcgcggaggcggctgacGCATCCGGGCGGACAGCGGCTTCCGCAGACGACCTTTCGGCGGCGACCTACGTTGtcccgccgccaccgtcggctTCTccggagaagcagcagcgctttcCGTACGACTCGtggaagctgctgctgtctctctccctaaTTCCGCTGACGGTGAGACTTCTTGGCGGCATGACGGTGGCGCGGGTCACGTTCTCGAACGCCTTTGTGTGGTCCAAGCGGGAGCCTTTCGctgaggcgcagctggaggcgcgcATCGCCGTACACGACATGGCACTGTGGGAGTGGCCTCAGCAGTCCTTTCAGTCCGTCGTGACCAGTCCTGTCTTCGTTGGTGTGCAGGGTCGTATGCCGACCCCTCTCAGCGCGAGCGTGACGGCGTCCGTCTCTCCCGTGCAAGCTGCCGTGTCGACCGACCAGGTAAAGCTGATGCTCCACGCCCTGTCTAgcaacgcagcggctgcagtgTCTGCGCGTCCCGCAACGGCACCAGCACAGACGGAAAGCATCTCGCCACAGGGGCTTTGCTGGTACAACTACACCGGCGTCgctctgcaggcgcgcggcggccacggcgcgATCGTCCGCGTTCCGGCGAGGccgcgagcagcaggagacgCGCCGTCACAGGTCTCGGAGGCAACCAACGCGGTTTCACCGCTCATAGTCACGGAGATCGACGGGACGGCCGTAGACTACGTGGAGCGCGACGTGGTCGAGAAAGAACGGAGTGGGACGGGCTCGGCGCCGGGGTACCTGACGCCGCTCTTTGTGTCGCGCAAGACGGTGGTGTTGGCAGACAAGCGGCGCTTCCACGTTACTTCCACGCTGAAGCGCGACTTGGTGCACGCCATCTCCGTGCGCACGCTGGTGCAGATCGAGAACGAGACACCGCTTCCTCTCGTGCTCACAGCCGGCGGCCAAAGCGCGTGCATCGTGGAACCCTTCACGCTCTCATGTGTGCCAGAGGCGATGATGCACCGCACTGACATCAGTGTAGCGGTGACGCTGACGAAGGCGGGTGCCGCTACGCTGAGGGAGCCGCTGTTGCCAAAGTCCATACCCGCCATGGATTTCTATCAGTGCTGTCATCAGCAGGGCCGTCCCCCTGCGGACATGGCGCGCGAGTTTGTCTCTCAACTGGACGGGTCTTCAACGTTCATGGTGACGATGTTCGAACTGCAAGGCCCTGTGCTGCTCTTGCGCTTCCGCGGTGCTAGGCCGCACGTCGTAAACGACACTGTGTACCCTCTGcgcgtcaccgccgtcaACACCCTTGGTGAGATGCTGGCGAGCGAGTATGTTCTTGCAGGAGAGCGGGCATACTTCCTCAATCTGCCGCCGACCGGGGCGGTGCATGGCGATGTGCACCTTTGtgtggacgacgacgagtaCGAGGCGCACGTTGAAGAGGCCCTGTTCGACCGCGAGACGGCCCGCATGAACAGCAGCGTGCTCATGACCCACCAGGCGCACCCACGCCGCTACTTCTTTCACTTCAGCTTGTCTGTGGAGAGCAGGGGGCCGGCCGGAGAGTACGGCGTTGCCGTCACGGCTGGCTGCCACTGCCTCGTGAAGAACTGCACCACGATGGACCTCTTCTTCTTCACCGGTGAGGGCAACTCCGTCGGGACAATGGGCACGAGGGGGCTGCCAGGCTCCACTGCCTCAGGCGCAATCGGCTACGTTCCGTCGAACGTGGTACTGCGTATCAAGCCGAAGGGTGCTGCTTTATCCGAGGCCTTCGAGATTGACAGGAGCGGCGAGGGGTGCGTCATTCAGTGCGACCATGCCCCCGAGGCGAGCGCATTCTCCGCGTTGTACTTCCTTCTGCGCACCGTCTCAGCCAGCCCTGCCCACCGtctcgcggagctgctgcccgcGGTGGTGTTTCGCAACCGCCACGCCCGCTACACGCTGCTCGTCAAGCACGTCGTCCGCGAAGCGGGTGCCGTCAAACCACTAGAGGAGACCGTGTTCGAGGTGCCACCACACAGTGACTGCTGTTACTACACCCTGTCCAAGTACGGCTACACAAACGACCTTCTCTTTGCGTggtgcagtggcagcggcggctgcgccgccgcttcgagCAGGTTCTCCTCCGTCGTCGAGACAGACCTGGCTCCTGGCACGACATGGAGCGGGTTCGtgtgcgtcggcgccacccATCATCAGATTGACATCGCGAAGGGAAGCCTCTATGAGACGGCGTACGTGACGGTCGGCCCGGCTGTGCTGCCGAGGGTGAAGCTGGTGAACTTCACGAGCATCAGCTTCCGTGACGTGGGCTGCTACCAAGTCGCTTTCCCTCGACCCTCCAAGAACAACAAGTACCTGCTCCTCACGAGCACCGACGGCGCTGTGTACACGGTGGATCTGCTGCAAGAAGAGCCGTTGGAGCTCGACGCGGGGGTAACGGTGCAGACAATTCGTGGTGAGGGTGACCGGTGCTGCGTGGTGTTGTCAAGCAGGTGGGTATTCACGACCAAAGGCAAGACGTGGGCGGAGGAGGTTCAGATTTCAGTCAATGTGCAGACGAACGGCGTGTCGTTGCGTCTGCGTGACGCGAACACCGATCCGCTGCATCTCTGCTGGCGGTCACTGGCGGCGAACGTCATGTGGACTCAGATGATCTCCGTGCAGTGCAGCGTGACTGGCATCTGTCTCGAGAGCCACTACGAGGGCCGCAAGCAGCAGGTAGCTGAGCCGTTCGACGCTGATGTAAGCCTTCGTGAGATGCGTCGCACGAGCCGGGACGTCTATCTCAAGGGCTTCTATCTtggcctgcagcagctcactATCACTGTCTCCGAAGTTCTGCTGTATCAGCTACAGATGGTCGCATCGCGCTGCCGCGTAGACATGGTGTTTGACCCACTGGCATGGGTGCAGGAGCCTACCgcggtggcgttgctgcGGAGTGTGCCCGTCaccctgccgcagcacctgcacatTGGCAGCGCTAGCATCGCAGAAACGCCGCTGGAGCTGAGCTGGGACCGCAGCACGCTCCCGCCGCATGACTTTCTGCTCGGCGACTCAGCTATCTCAAAGCTGATTCCGTCCCTCCATCATGCCATGCTCGTCTTGCCAAAATTACAGCTCCGAAATGTGTCGCGTGTgtcgctggcgcagctgatcGGCCGCGTCCGGCAAATTCTCATCATGGAGGTGGTGAAGCAGATACCGAAGATGGTCACCACGGTAGGGTTCTTCAAGAAGAACTCGTCCCTTCTCGAGAAGGTCACTTCCACCGTGTCGTCCTTTCTCTTCCGTACCTCGGACCAGACGGACACCACTGACGACGGCGGCTCGGCGCTGATATGACGAGAGGCACAGCCGGCAGTGCTTGCTCTTGGACTGAGAGCAAGCGAACCAaattgtgtgtgtgtgtgcatgtgtgcgcgtttgATGCGCTCCTCAAACCAGTCCACAGGTGCTCTCTTCCCTGCATGTGCGGAAGCTCACACGTGCAACGGCAGCACTCTCTTACAAGGCGCCACGTCGGCTCACATGTCTCCCactgtctctcctcctcgtttgTGGTCGCGGTGCGCATCTGACGAcactgctgccgtcgtctctCCGGCGCCTTTTCTGCCTTTCGCTTGCTGCCGGACGGGGTGCACTACcgggcggcagcacacagTGACTTTGCCCTAGCAGAGTACGGCTGAATGCAAGCTCCGCGCGTCCTAATCTTCACGCACCccatctcctcttccccttgtGCGTTCTGCCATGTTGCCGTGCTTCCTTCCCTTGAACACCACCGCGccaaacaaacaacaacaaaatcGCCTTCCTCCGGCGTGCTCGCGCACTCTCTCGCTCGGGTGCCttcgacgcacacacacctatatatatatatatatacctgCACAGTAAGTTGCCAAACGTTCTTCAATCCACTTGAGAGTCCTCCGTCCGTTTCTCTGTTCACACACGCACTTGGTCTCGACTGTGTACGCACGCTGCCCTCTAAGCGTTCCGGGATTCCCTTGCActctccccttttcttcGGGCTTGGTTCTTCTCTGCCGTGATAGTGCTCTGTGACGAGTAAGTGTGCGCCTGCTTTTCGGTGCCTTCGCGCATTGTATCTGCACAGAGATCATGTCTCGACTTCCCGGAGAACCACtgtcggaggcggcgcagcgtgaGCTGACGGCGCCAGACCGCCACCCGGAGGATGGGGTGGTGAATACGAAAACCAAATCGCAACCGTCGGGTATTACAGACCGTCAAGATGACAATCCCGAGTTGACAAAGAAGCCGCACGCAGAGGCGGACGACACCAACACAGGAGAGGCGATGGACGATGACGATGCCGAGGCGGTTGCTGACAAGAAGCACTACTCGAAGTTTCGCCTGTGGTTTCAGAAGGTCGTGCCGCCGGGCGGTGTCATCGCGAGCTCCTTCACCCTGGGCAGCTCCACTCTTGGCGCCGGTATCCTTGGTCTGCCGGCCGCGTTCAACAGCATGGGCTTTGTGACTGCGCTGCTTGTGCTCATATTGGTGACAGTGCTCACGATCTTCTCTTtgtggctgctggcgcggtgCTCCGACGCATCGAAGGTTCGGACGTACGAGGATGTGGCTCGTGTGCTGCTCGGCCGTGGCGCCGACTACGCGGCCGCTGTTTTCATGCTCGGTTTCTgtctcggcggcgccgtcagctACATCATTTCCATCGGTGACCTGCTCACTCCTATCTTTGACGACCCTAGTGTGCCAGAGCTCCTGCGGACGAAGATCGGCAACAGCATCATCACGTCCGCAGTGTGGCTCGTTGTCATCCTACCCTTGTGCCTGCCCAAGAATATTGACTCCCTCCGGCACACGTCCATCATAAGCGTCACCATGGTCGTGTTCTTTGTCATCTGCATCATGCAAGACAGCTGCGAGTTCATGGCGAAGAACGGGTGGCGCAAGGATATCAAGTTCTTCAACACTGGCAATGGCGCCATTCAGGGCCTGGGCACTGTCATCTTCGCCTGCCTCGTCCAGATCAACGCGCAGGAAGTCTACTATGAGATGGCGAATCCGACGCCGCGAAACATGGTGCGTAACAGCACAATTGCTATGAGCGGCTGCGGTCTCTTGTACGTTCTCGCTGGCGTGTTCGGCTGCGCGCGTTTCGGCTCCACGGTGAAGTCATCCATCCTGCTCAAGTACCAGCCGCGTGAGGCGCCGCAGTTCTGGTTCGCCTATTTCGGCATCGTCGTAAAGATTTGCGTGGCCTttgcgctgcaccagctgccGTTGCGCGACAGCGTCTACCACTTCTTCTCGTGGGACGTCTACCGCATGCCCTGGTGGAGGAACGCCCTCATTTGCGGCGGTATCGCGGCATTCGTGCTGGTCGTTGGCCTCCTAGTCCCGGACCTCAACATAGTCCTCGGCCTCGTCGGCTCCCTCTGCGGCGGCTTCATCGGCTTCATCTTCCCATCTCTCATGATCATGTACGCGGGTAAATGGAGCCTGAAGAATGTGGGGTTGCTAGAGTGGTCGCTGACCTATATCCTCCTCCTTGttggcgtcgtcgccgtcgtctttGGCACCTGCGCTTCCATCTACTCGATCGTCTGACTGTAAGGCTGAGGTGATCATGACCCATTGGCGctgcgggagggggaggtgccGGCTTGGGGCTAGCGCTGCAGCCACCATGTTCTTTGTGCGCGGTGTAGCGCAGAGTACTGTTACTGGCGCACGCATTCGTGGAACGGCTTCTTCTATATACTTCACCAAGCACCTGTGGGCCTGTGTAGCCAGTGCTACTGGTTTGCGTATCTGTGCCCGCGCCTGTCGCGTTGGGGTGCGTTTGTGTCTGCGCTTGCGGGGCGCACAAGGAGGACGCGGAGGCCGTTGCCGCActtcgcacacacacacacacaaggacCGCGATGCATATGCATCCACGCCGGCGCACCCAGGTACCCGCACAGAAGGACAGAGAAACCTGCagaaaggcaaaaaaaaCGGGGGAAACcaggaaaacaaaacaagTGAAGCCCCTCCGTGTGGTCCGTCTGCCTGTTGCTGTCTGCTCCTCCCCGatcccgtctctctctttctctgctgccttcctccctcccccacttgCGATTCTTTTTATCTTATTTGTTTGCGGCTGTCGTGTTTACgctcttttccttgtttGCCTTCGGCTACCTCGCTGcccacctcccctccccctcctcttctcgtgtgtgtgtgcttttctttttgccttCCGTAAGTTTCCTTTTCTCCACGTCACACACTTTTGCGTGGCGGTGCGACTACGTGTGCGTTGGCTTGTGCTCGGCTGTCCTGCTTATGTGAGGGCATCGATgtcagcacacacgcgtgtctctctctgtctgtgcaTTCTGGCATCCCTTTCCTGTTCCCGCGTTGTAGTTACCAGAGGAGGTGTGACACCCGCGATGGCACGTTGCCTCTGTGCTCCCTCCTCGCACCT is from Leishmania donovani BPK282A1 complete genome, chromosome 7 and encodes:
- a CDS encoding amino acid transporter, putative, whose amino-acid sequence is MSRLPGEPLSEAAQRELTAPDRHPEDGVVNTKTKSQPSGITDRQDDNPELTKKPHAEADDTNTGEAMDDDDAEAVADKKHYSKFRLWFQKVVPPGGVIASSFTLGSSTLGAGILGLPAAFNSMGFVTALLVLILVTVLTIFSLWLLARCSDASKVRTYEDVARVLLGRGADYAAAVFMLGFCLGGAVSYIISIGDLLTPIFDDPSVPELLRTKIGNSIITSAVWLVVILPLCLPKNIDSLRHTSIISVTMVVFFVICIMQDSCEFMAKNGWRKDIKFFNTGNGAIQGLGTVIFACLVQINAQEVYYEMANPTPRNMVRNSTIAMSGCGLLYVLAGVFGCARFGSTVKSSILLKYQPREAPQFWFAYFGIVVKICVAFALHQLPLRDSVYHFFSWDVYRMPWWRNALICGGIAAFVLVVGLLVPDLNIVLGLVGSLCGGFIGFIFPSLMIMYAGKWSLKNVGLLEWSLTYILLLVGVVAVVFGTCASIYSIV